The genome window CGAATTAAGTAAACAGCGAAAGATATTCTCAATTTGTTCTGCTTCTTTGGATTGATAAATTCCTTCTTGTTTGTAGAAGGAGCAAGGTATTCCCGAATTTTTCAAGAATCCTTCCAAATATTCTCCATCTCTACGTGACCTAACAATTATTGCGATATCTTTATAGCTTAATTTTTGATCTTGATTTTTGATTTTATCAAAGTAGTAAATGGAATTCTGATTATCTGTGATTTTTAAAATTTCTTGTTGAATGTATTTTTGCCAAGCATCCCCGATCTCACCAACTTTCCATTCTCTCTTCCCTTCCATTTCTACTAGAAAAATTGGCCCTTCTATTGATTTATCTGATAACTTCAATTTTCCTGATTCTGTAGGATAAGAAACTTCAAGGTAATTGATTGGATCATTTTCTAGACCAGCCTCGTGGATCGGGAAAAAACTTGTTTCACCAGCTTGATCAGTAAAAATCAAATTGTATCCTTCGATCATCTCTGGAACCGAACGATAGTTATTTGTGAGATTTATTTCTACCGCACCGAGTTCTTTCATTTTGGATCTTGCTCTAAGATAAGTAGCGATATCTGCTCCTCGAAAACCATAGATTGATTGCTTTGGATCACCAATCAAATAAAGGGCTCGCCTTTTTTCCGTTAAATTGTCTCCAAGAAACAAATTATCAAAAATTTCAAATTGATTGCTATCAGTATCTTGGAACTCATCGATGATCCCGACCCGAAATCTTTCTTGTAAACTTTTCAGTAAAATTGAATTGCTTAGAGAGCTTTTAACTTTCTGAATCATGAAGTCATAAGACATCCAGCTACCCGAATTCAATTCGTCATAGACACGTTCCGCAATTATGAGCGCTGTATTTTGCAGAAAAGCCTGCCCGCCAATAGTCCAATCTCTCAATTTATAAGAATATTTTTTTCCACTCAATAACTTCGATGCAGTTGATAGAATTGCATCTCGGCCTTTATCTTTCTTCCAATATTCCGATTCTTGCAGCATCCGATCCAGATCCTGGGAACCAATCCATTCACTCCATTGGTTCACTTCGATTTTATATAAATACTGAGAACATAATTCTTTAATATCAATTAGGTTCCAGTCTTCGGAAGTTTCAGTTTCAACAGGATATTCTCTTAGAATAGAATTGCAGAATCCATGTATTGTAGCAATTGTTACTTGATCCAAATCACGCAGGATATCTGGTTGATTCATACTTAGAATCTTTTCTCTCAATCTTTTTTTGAGTTCTCCAGCGGCCTTTTCCGTATAAGTCAAAATCATGATCTCGGAAAGGGCTATCGGATTTTCCGAGTTTGTAATTAAGTCACCGACAATTTCCATGATCGTATAAGTCTTACCAGTTCCAGCTGAGGCTTCGATAAAACTATTTGCTAATTGGAATTTTTCGCGAGTCATAGTCATTCTTTTATCATCCAGTCAAGAAAAGGTTTGTAAAAGGAATTGGCAAATTCTATTTTAGAATTTAGAATTAGATCATGAATATTCGGATATAATCGAATTACATTTGATAGATCTCTTTCCAGTTCGAAAATATTTTCACTTAGAAACAAACGCCATTTATCTTCATCCAAATACCGTTCAATCTGTTCAGGTTTTGAAGATTCTGGATTCTTCTTATCTTCTTTTGCTTGGATATAATTCACATAATAAGATAGAAATGCCTTCCTTGGGAAAAATTCTAAAGAATCATTTATATATAAATTCAACAATGATACTAGATATCTTTTATGCTCTCCTTCTGATTCAAATCTTACTTTCAAATAATTATCCGATTTTTGTTTCTTTTCTCGAGTAAATCTTGATTTAAAACTAAATATTGTTAATTTCCGACCTATGGCTTCGAGTCCTAAGCTTGAAATAAAAGGAAAACTCATAACTTTCCAATAATCTTTAAAGCTACCTCCGAAATCAGTTGAAGTAAAACTTAGTCTACTCTCTAATCCTTTTGGTAAAATCCAGGTGAGATCACCATTTGGTTTTTCTATCACATGTTCCCATTCGGCCTCTAGAGTAAGGTTAAGTTTTTCTCTTGATTTCTGAACCTCAAGTTCCAAATTTTTTAACTTCAACACATCAGAATTTCTATGACCTAAGTCACCTAATGTGAGATAACGATAATATCGACCACCGACCAATTCATTCTTCCATTCAGAAAAAAGCTCTGAAGCTGACATTGTATATTCTAGTAAAATCTTTCTTTGCAATTGTCCGAAGGAAAATTGAGGAAATCGGGCTTGCGAAACCAGTCTACTCAAGATTGAATCAAGCGCTGAGACAATATTTTCTTCATTCCATTTCCAAGGCTCTGTGCTTACTAAATCTGGGATCATCAAACTATAAATTTCTTTTAGAATTTCCGATTCCTTAACTGCATCAAGATGGAAAATATCAGAATCATCTTCTTCATCCAGTTCATTCTCATGATACATTCCCAATCGCTTTCTTAGATAAAATTCCATTGGATCAGATAGAAAATCACTGACTGACTTTAGAGATATTCTTTTGGTGATATCAATTGGTTTTTTTAAATTTAAATTCTCAGGTTTTTGAAATATCTTTTCTAATTTATAATCATGAATTTTGCTTGATGCTGCGACTCGGGAAAAATCATAACTAACCAAACCATTATTATATGAATTCGAATCATTTTGATACAATTTGCTATAAGACGTCAATGGCATTGAGGTAGCTTTATTCACTCCAAAGGCTTGCATGATTTCATACAAAGGTGAGCAAGGTTCAAATTTTTTATCTTCCAGTAGATTCTCTCCAACATAAGAAAGAGTAATAGAATCTGTCGGTGAATGCAAACTCTCCCATAGCAGTGATTCCTGAATTTCCCTTCTAGACATATCCCAATCTTGAATAACATCACGTCGCAAATTCAACTGAGAATGATCTGCAGATCCTGGAAATTTACCTTCGCCAAGACCTAATATATAAACATGTCGAAAAGGAATTGGCCTCATTGGCTGTAAAAGCGAAACACTTACTCCAGCAGTTAAATAATTTCCTTTTTTATACGGAATTTTTTCAAAAGCTTGATCAGTAACAAAACGAAATAGATCAAGGCTTTCCTCTGAATTTTCAATGCGAATATCTTTCCAATCCTGCAGAGAAGTAAACCATTCTTGGAATAGAACTCTTTCTTGCTTATAATCATCTGACCAATTTAATAATTCTTCAATACTGTGTTTTATAATATCAAGGAATTCAGAGGTCCAAGAGATTTGATCATCGATTTGTTTATTTCGAAACAAAGATCGAACATAAATTAGCTTTTCCCAGAAAATTGTGAGATCTTTTATGACTTTCTCATCGGAGTCTTCCATTTCCACGAATTTAAAATGCTCCCAAATTTCTTCAGTTGTGACAACCTTAGAAAGCCTCGCCCTTTTCAAACCATTGGATATCTGGAATGGATCATTAGAATTGGTATCGTTTTCATATACAACTGACATTCTTTCTATCAGTTCATCGTATTCTCTGAGATCTCCTGCATCTGTAATAAATTTTCGGTAAACTAAAGGATTATGAAGAATATGCAAAACAATCTTTTTGGGAATCAAATCCTTGGAACAAAATTCATACAAATCCATCAAAAATCTATATAACACAGATGAGTCGCTCGCTTTTATATCCGTCAGAGAATAAGGTATTTTATGCCTTTTCAAAATCGATTCATGATCATTGAGTAAACTCCTACTTTCTAATTCCTTTCCTGGGTGATATTGAATCAAAATTCCACCATCAAATACCCACTCAATTGCAGGTCGATAGGAACTCATTTCCGTCACCAATATTGCAAAATCAGTGTATTGTAAATTTTCATCTATATTCATTTTATGTATTATATCATTTGCGACCGCTTCCACTTCACGAAAAACTGAAGGTGAGTTCCAAAATCTCACAGAATGATCGGTAAGACTTGAATGTAGTTTTTCTTGACTTATTTTTTTGTCATTTAACAACATTCTA of Leptospira sp. GIMC2001 contains these proteins:
- a CDS encoding exodeoxyribonuclease V subunit gamma → MPIFETASLSLIDLLDVLSGDLNTFRQKSPLSPPQVVIPNSNMRMWMIMNLSRIQGIATNIDFTFIEKSLESYFYKRNGVNYDSENRFFPGIDAIQRKVFNYLLENKNKPEFAFLNSFLNSISRCFALSSRLALLFKDYELNRFDWISSWAKEKNIDYPLICRKESPFPEDNDYFRIQKLIYQELFLTGDSEKQDPLYKTESLSQFYVQAAQDKNYASSSANTHLYIFSLSNLADTYMHVLERMSSVDSANIHFYQFHTGNTRIQSQLENNFARWAKPQIYMASRLEKLSDIKIIEPKYSYPNALMNLRMLLNDKKISQEKLHSSLTDHSVRFWNSPSVFREVEAVANDIIHKMNIDENLQYTDFAILVTEMSSYRPAIEWVFDGGILIQYHPGKELESRSLLNDHESILKRHKIPYSLTDIKASDSSVLYRFLMDLYEFCSKDLIPKKIVLHILHNPLVYRKFITDAGDLREYDELIERMSVVYENDTNSNDPFQISNGLKRARLSKVVTTEEIWEHFKFVEMEDSDEKVIKDLTIFWEKLIYVRSLFRNKQIDDQISWTSEFLDIIKHSIEELLNWSDDYKQERVLFQEWFTSLQDWKDIRIENSEESLDLFRFVTDQAFEKIPYKKGNYLTAGVSVSLLQPMRPIPFRHVYILGLGEGKFPGSADHSQLNLRRDVIQDWDMSRREIQESLLWESLHSPTDSITLSYVGENLLEDKKFEPCSPLYEIMQAFGVNKATSMPLTSYSKLYQNDSNSYNNGLVSYDFSRVAASSKIHDYKLEKIFQKPENLNLKKPIDITKRISLKSVSDFLSDPMEFYLRKRLGMYHENELDEEDDSDIFHLDAVKESEILKEIYSLMIPDLVSTEPWKWNEENIVSALDSILSRLVSQARFPQFSFGQLQRKILLEYTMSASELFSEWKNELVGGRYYRYLTLGDLGHRNSDVLKLKNLELEVQKSREKLNLTLEAEWEHVIEKPNGDLTWILPKGLESRLSFTSTDFGGSFKDYWKVMSFPFISSLGLEAIGRKLTIFSFKSRFTREKKQKSDNYLKVRFESEGEHKRYLVSLLNLYINDSLEFFPRKAFLSYYVNYIQAKEDKKNPESSKPEQIERYLDEDKWRLFLSENIFELERDLSNVIRLYPNIHDLILNSKIEFANSFYKPFLDWMIKE